The following are from one region of the Rhodopirellula sp. P2 genome:
- a CDS encoding helix-turn-helix domain-containing protein yields the protein MSVDDVANELGCSSRHVRRLIDRGKLPRPIRLGSLVRILRADFDHWLQAGCPNLGSASRGRRS from the coding sequence ATGTCGGTCGACGATGTCGCGAATGAACTTGGTTGTTCATCCCGACACGTCCGAAGGTTGATTGACCGCGGGAAACTTCCGCGCCCCATTCGGCTCGGGTCATTGGTCCGCATTCTTCGAGCTGACTTTGACCACTGGTTGCAAGCTGGCTGCCCCAACCTCGGTTCTGCATCGAGGGGGCGGCGGTCATGA
- a CDS encoding DNA primase small subunit domain-containing protein: MNTAMPLGYRIVGPCSRERKVVQYDRAFAAYAACDDLAQIDSEGFLSPFQYDNEILTRRIDTAGTLDVRGFDGGCWSRFIWFDIDREGDIDSATQDARRLAMMLVERYRIDESDLLLFFSGSKGFHIGLPTSLFGAEPSIEFGSIVRKLAEGLTASVRVVIDPSVYGKVQPLRAPNSRHGKTGRHKRILTFDELMHRKPSSIVTASAEPLEFDLPTEPDIDQRAVDDWHAAVAAMKRKAEAVKVIAADRSELNRSTLEFIQDGADQGDRHRLLYSAAANLAEFGCPTRLAHALLTEAALDSGLTPTDVRRAIDNALSKGGAA, from the coding sequence GTGAACACTGCGATGCCGCTCGGGTATCGCATTGTCGGACCGTGTAGCCGCGAACGCAAAGTCGTCCAGTACGACCGAGCGTTCGCGGCCTACGCGGCCTGCGATGACCTGGCACAAATTGATTCGGAAGGGTTCCTATCGCCTTTCCAATACGACAACGAAATTTTGACCCGTCGCATCGACACGGCGGGAACCTTGGATGTCCGCGGTTTTGATGGCGGATGCTGGTCGCGGTTCATTTGGTTCGACATCGACCGTGAAGGCGACATTGATTCAGCAACACAGGATGCGCGGCGACTGGCGATGATGCTGGTCGAACGCTATCGCATCGACGAATCCGATCTGCTGCTGTTCTTCTCGGGCTCCAAAGGGTTCCACATCGGTTTGCCGACATCGTTGTTCGGTGCGGAACCGTCCATCGAATTCGGTTCGATTGTTCGGAAGTTGGCGGAAGGGTTGACCGCTTCGGTTCGTGTCGTCATTGACCCGTCCGTCTACGGCAAGGTGCAACCGCTTCGGGCACCGAACAGCCGACACGGCAAGACAGGGCGTCACAAACGCATCCTGACGTTCGACGAATTGATGCATCGCAAACCGAGCTCCATCGTGACGGCATCGGCTGAGCCGCTGGAATTTGATTTGCCAACTGAACCGGACATCGACCAACGAGCGGTCGACGACTGGCACGCCGCGGTCGCAGCGATGAAACGCAAAGCCGAAGCGGTGAAAGTCATCGCGGCGGACCGTTCGGAACTGAACCGTTCGACACTGGAATTCATCCAAGACGGCGCGGACCAAGGCGACCGGCATCGGTTGCTGTATTCCGCCGCGGCCAACCTTGCCGAATTCGGTTGTCCAACACGTTTGGCTCATGCGTTGTTGACCGAGGCGGCATTGGATAGCGGGCTGACGCCAACCGATGTTCGTCGTGCAATCGACAACGCATTGTCGAAAGGTGGTGCGGCATGA
- a CDS encoding DnaB-like helicase C-terminal domain-containing protein codes for MFDDWHDDVLHGKPPRRFHIGDGLDHIRFGPGMVALLGGSPGMGKTAFVMQSVVTAMSADDSLRVCVANVEMPPERLLERQLSRLSDVSLTDIQDRTLNDRQRERLSDAFDTLDDIADRLVFVRSPMSLENVADAADSIDVDLIVLDYIQRIRPVGKHDDKRGSVDATMDSIRRFANAGCCVIALSAVGRSKDAKGRSSYSGDGLSLASFRESSELEYGADDAYLIVPAKNSDDDADDGVVDVELRQLKSRYGKPTDIELTFDRTRQRFELTEPPMSEEHQRLRDSIAGLWGDE; via the coding sequence TTGTTCGATGACTGGCACGATGATGTCTTGCACGGCAAACCGCCGCGGCGGTTCCACATCGGCGACGGTTTGGACCACATCCGATTTGGTCCTGGAATGGTCGCATTGCTGGGCGGTTCACCTGGGATGGGCAAGACGGCATTTGTCATGCAGTCCGTTGTCACAGCAATGTCTGCTGACGATTCGTTGCGGGTTTGCGTGGCGAATGTCGAGATGCCACCGGAACGGCTGTTAGAACGGCAACTGAGCCGCCTGAGCGATGTTTCATTGACTGACATTCAGGACCGGACGTTGAACGACCGACAGCGTGAACGCTTGTCGGATGCATTCGACACGCTGGACGACATCGCGGACCGTTTGGTGTTTGTTCGTTCGCCAATGTCGCTCGAAAACGTGGCGGACGCTGCGGATTCCATCGACGTGGATTTGATCGTGTTGGACTACATCCAACGGATTCGGCCTGTCGGCAAGCATGACGACAAACGGGGGTCGGTCGATGCGACGATGGATTCGATTCGTCGGTTTGCCAATGCAGGGTGCTGCGTCATTGCGTTGTCCGCGGTGGGACGTTCGAAGGATGCCAAGGGACGTTCCAGCTACTCGGGCGACGGTTTGTCGCTGGCATCGTTTCGGGAGTCATCCGAACTCGAATACGGCGCGGACGATGCCTATCTGATTGTCCCTGCGAAGAACTCGGACGACGACGCGGACGATGGTGTGGTGGACGTTGAACTACGTCAACTGAAATCACGCTATGGCAAGCCGACCGACATCGAACTGACGTTCGACCGAACACGGCAACGGTTCGAACTGACCGAACCGCCGATGTCAGAAGAACACCAACGACTGCGGGATTCCATCGCAGGATTGTGGGGTGATGAATGA
- a CDS encoding helix-turn-helix domain-containing protein, translated as MTRPKRKPKRQTADRFAVLNAFVDFSLRELTRPDLAVWMVLYRDTRNGVAKTGQTDIAKRAGISERTVRRSIKRLCDVGLLLVVHRGGIRSGPSSYRVFPMSQARFESLP; from the coding sequence ATGACACGACCAAAACGCAAGCCGAAGCGACAAACGGCTGACCGCTTCGCGGTGTTGAATGCGTTCGTCGACTTCTCGCTGCGTGAACTGACGCGACCTGATTTGGCGGTTTGGATGGTGCTGTATCGCGACACCCGAAACGGAGTCGCCAAGACAGGGCAGACCGACATCGCCAAGCGAGCAGGAATCAGCGAACGAACCGTTCGTCGCTCCATCAAGCGACTGTGCGATGTCGGGCTGCTGCTGGTTGTTCATCGCGGCGGGATTCGCTCGGGACCATCGTCCTATCGAGTGTTCCCAATGTCACAGGCTCGATTCGAGTCACTTCCCTAA
- a CDS encoding helix-turn-helix domain-containing protein, with protein MTQFGKLLKQYRLAGGWSLREFCSLNGFDAGNYSKLERGRFAAPDSDERVQAYATALGLKEGGDEWFTLFDAAAAERGRLPADLLTDAETIEKLPALFRTIRSEQQTGGIDLNELVERIRKS; from the coding sequence ATGACACAATTTGGAAAACTGTTGAAACAGTACCGCCTAGCTGGCGGATGGTCACTGCGGGAATTTTGCAGCCTAAACGGATTTGATGCCGGAAATTACAGCAAGCTGGAACGCGGCCGGTTCGCTGCGCCGGACTCGGACGAACGGGTCCAAGCCTACGCGACCGCGCTAGGATTGAAGGAAGGCGGGGACGAATGGTTCACGCTATTTGACGCCGCTGCTGCTGAACGTGGACGGTTGCCTGCCGATCTTTTGACCGACGCCGAAACCATTGAGAAATTACCTGCGTTGTTCCGAACAATTCGCAGCGAACAACAGACCGGCGGAATAGACCTGAACGAACTAGTTGAGAGGATTCGCAAAAGCTGA
- a CDS encoding ImmA/IrrE family metallo-endopeptidase yields MEVPYLSYDQLKTEAARVRSQSKYANQFPVAIEIIVERDYEMDVVPIRGLQTAFNIDAFISQDMQTISVDEFVLENRLNRYRFTLAHELGHRVLHSDILQTMKFDSIDDWKSQLTEFPEREYGFLEYQANTFANCLLVPADELDRRFVQAIDQIKTAGLNPADYPNECLDSIATGLGKQFEVSRDAILNRLTNKQEDFESRLR; encoded by the coding sequence ATGGAAGTTCCGTATTTGTCCTATGACCAACTAAAAACCGAAGCGGCTCGGGTGCGATCCCAGAGCAAGTATGCCAACCAGTTTCCGGTGGCTATCGAAATCATCGTAGAACGCGATTACGAAATGGACGTCGTTCCAATTCGCGGTTTGCAAACGGCTTTCAACATCGATGCGTTCATCTCTCAGGACATGCAGACGATCTCTGTAGATGAATTTGTCTTGGAGAATCGCCTCAATCGATATCGGTTCACGTTGGCTCATGAACTCGGGCACCGGGTTTTGCACAGCGACATTTTGCAAACCATGAAATTTGATTCGATTGACGATTGGAAGTCGCAGCTTACGGAATTCCCCGAACGCGAATACGGATTTTTGGAATACCAAGCCAACACGTTTGCGAATTGCTTACTGGTTCCGGCAGATGAACTGGACCGTCGGTTTGTTCAGGCGATTGACCAAATCAAAACTGCCGGACTGAACCCTGCCGACTATCCCAATGAATGTTTGGACTCGATTGCTACGGGACTCGGCAAGCAATTTGAAGTTAGCCGGGATGCGATTCTGAACCGGCTGACAAATAAGCAGGAAGATTTTGAATCACGACTTCGCTGA
- the infC gene encoding translation initiation factor IF-3 — MALARRNVQPENRDSTRINSQIRITPVRVVSEEGEQLGIIPTEQALERARDAGLDLVEVAPGERPPVCRIMDYGKFKYDKNKKKNSGSSHTKTKEIRLRPKTGDEDIRTKVRQAEKFLEHKDKVQVSVLFRGREMAHIEEGRKVMEQVIEILSEVGKVETKPQQHGRRMICMIAPK; from the coding sequence GTGGCATTGGCACGCAGAAACGTACAACCGGAAAATCGCGATTCAACTCGCATCAACTCCCAAATCCGCATCACTCCAGTGCGAGTCGTCAGCGAAGAGGGGGAACAGCTTGGAATCATTCCCACCGAACAAGCGCTGGAACGCGCTCGCGACGCGGGGCTGGATTTGGTTGAAGTGGCCCCCGGAGAGCGCCCACCGGTTTGTCGAATCATGGATTACGGCAAATTCAAGTACGACAAAAACAAGAAAAAGAACAGCGGCTCGTCTCATACCAAGACCAAAGAAATCCGCTTGCGGCCCAAAACCGGTGACGAAGACATTCGCACCAAGGTTCGCCAAGCTGAGAAGTTCTTGGAACACAAGGACAAGGTGCAAGTCAGCGTGCTGTTCCGCGGCCGTGAAATGGCCCACATCGAAGAAGGCCGCAAAGTCATGGAACAGGTCATCGAGATCCTGAGCGAAGTGGGCAAGGTGGAAACCAAGCCCCAACAGCACGGTCGTCGAATGATCTGCATGATCGCTCCGAAGTGA
- a CDS encoding phosphoribosylaminoimidazolesuccinocarboxamide synthase: MNDHYQFDATGALLRTELPFPRRQGKVRDVYDLGDRLLIVSSDRISAFDYILPTGIPDKGRLLTAMSRFWFEQMDAGRIGQNTDVPNAGGPNAEQSISHHLISTEVPEEVAAKVDPKPLEGRIMVTRKASVVPFECVVRGYLEGSGWKEYQSTGEVCGVALPAGLKQCDQLSEPIFTPATKAEEGHDENVSFEVMCESLGEEQSTQLRRMSLAIYQDALKIAAERGLLIADTKFEFGIVDDQLILIDEVLTPDSSRFWAADEYEPGHSQRSFDKQFVREYLQASDWDRNSPPPPLPESIARQTADRYREGYERLTGQAFA; the protein is encoded by the coding sequence ATGAATGACCACTACCAATTCGATGCCACGGGTGCGCTGCTCCGCACCGAACTGCCATTCCCTCGCCGCCAAGGCAAGGTCCGCGACGTGTACGACCTGGGCGATCGATTGCTGATCGTCAGCAGCGATCGGATCAGCGCGTTCGATTACATCTTGCCCACGGGCATCCCCGACAAAGGTCGCTTGCTGACCGCGATGAGCCGGTTCTGGTTCGAGCAAATGGACGCCGGCCGCATCGGCCAGAACACGGATGTCCCGAACGCTGGCGGACCGAACGCCGAGCAATCGATTTCGCATCACTTGATCAGCACCGAGGTCCCGGAAGAGGTCGCCGCCAAAGTCGATCCGAAGCCGTTGGAAGGTCGCATCATGGTGACTCGAAAGGCGTCGGTCGTGCCCTTTGAATGTGTCGTCCGAGGTTACCTCGAAGGCAGCGGTTGGAAAGAGTACCAATCCACCGGCGAAGTCTGCGGTGTGGCTTTGCCAGCCGGACTGAAGCAGTGCGACCAACTCAGCGAACCGATCTTCACCCCCGCGACCAAAGCGGAAGAAGGGCACGACGAGAACGTCTCGTTTGAGGTCATGTGCGAATCGCTGGGCGAGGAACAATCCACTCAACTGCGGCGGATGAGTTTGGCGATCTACCAGGACGCCTTGAAGATCGCGGCCGAACGTGGGCTGCTGATCGCGGACACCAAGTTTGAGTTCGGCATCGTCGATGACCAGCTGATCTTGATCGATGAAGTTTTGACGCCGGACAGTTCGCGGTTCTGGGCCGCCGACGAATACGAACCAGGACACTCGCAGCGATCCTTCGACAAACAGTTCGTTCGCGAATACCTGCAGGCATCGGACTGGGACCGCAACAGCCCTCCGCCGCCGCTGCCGGAATCGATTGCCCGTCAAACCGCAGATCGTTACCGCGAAGGTTACGAACGTTTGACCGGCCAAGCGTTCGCTTGA
- a CDS encoding asparagine synthase-related protein, translating into MNAPPVIERIVNLLDPSGDILLGITREAAEAAVRSGDAEAVGKIRGQFAILQAEGKTVHMARSIGRPMRYFLAKRAAGPCLIVAERIDEIFEQLRAEGLEDQFHPSYTRMVPAHHVMKLQLTGCPDPNPTLHRFFDPQSNTLPASIEAIGTRYIERIVKACSDWLDTIENEAPIGVMFSGGIDSGAVLIAMIHALKQRGQTPQRLKAFVLSVADNADSNETDFAQASEFLEAIGMPMLLEVISVEKSRIDWRSAIEVTEDYKPLDIQSATMGLALCQGIRDRYPDWKHLVDGDGGDENFKDYPIEENPELTIRSVLNNQMLYQEGWGVDAVKHSLVYSGGQSRGHVRTSAPARRLGFHGFSPMALPEVIEVAEGTPFIEMTDWDHEKLYALKGQIVGAGVQAVTGIQMPIHPKRRFQHGAGGKATFEALFPVKEIEYRQYFSDAFSTGKLAERLSAE; encoded by the coding sequence ATGAACGCGCCTCCGGTCATTGAACGCATCGTGAACCTGTTGGATCCCAGTGGCGACATTCTGTTGGGCATCACTCGGGAAGCGGCCGAAGCGGCGGTGCGGAGCGGGGACGCCGAGGCGGTGGGAAAGATCCGCGGGCAGTTCGCGATCCTGCAAGCGGAAGGCAAGACGGTTCACATGGCTCGTTCGATCGGGCGGCCAATGCGATACTTCTTGGCCAAGCGTGCCGCCGGACCGTGCTTGATTGTCGCTGAGCGAATCGACGAAATCTTTGAACAACTGCGTGCGGAAGGCTTGGAGGATCAGTTCCATCCGTCGTACACGCGAATGGTTCCGGCGCACCACGTGATGAAGTTGCAACTGACCGGTTGCCCGGATCCCAACCCAACCCTGCATCGTTTCTTTGACCCGCAGTCCAACACGCTTCCGGCCAGCATCGAAGCGATCGGGACTCGGTACATCGAACGCATCGTGAAGGCGTGTTCGGATTGGCTCGACACGATCGAGAACGAGGCGCCGATCGGAGTGATGTTCAGCGGCGGGATCGACAGCGGCGCGGTTCTGATCGCGATGATTCATGCCTTGAAGCAACGTGGCCAGACGCCTCAGCGATTGAAAGCGTTTGTGCTCTCGGTGGCAGACAACGCCGATTCCAACGAAACCGATTTTGCGCAAGCCAGCGAATTCCTGGAAGCGATCGGGATGCCGATGCTGTTGGAAGTCATCTCGGTTGAGAAGTCTCGCATCGATTGGCGTTCTGCGATCGAAGTCACCGAGGACTACAAACCACTGGACATCCAAAGCGCCACAATGGGGCTGGCCCTTTGCCAGGGCATTCGCGATCGCTATCCCGACTGGAAGCACTTGGTCGACGGGGACGGCGGCGACGAGAACTTCAAGGATTACCCGATTGAAGAGAACCCGGAGCTGACGATCCGAAGTGTGCTGAACAATCAGATGCTGTACCAGGAAGGTTGGGGTGTGGATGCGGTGAAGCATTCCTTGGTCTACAGCGGTGGACAGAGTCGTGGTCACGTCCGCACGAGTGCCCCGGCGCGACGTTTGGGCTTTCACGGATTCAGCCCGATGGCATTGCCCGAAGTGATCGAGGTTGCCGAAGGCACACCGTTCATCGAGATGACCGATTGGGACCACGAAAAGCTGTACGCCCTGAAGGGTCAGATCGTGGGCGCGGGAGTGCAAGCGGTCACCGGCATCCAAATGCCGATCCATCCCAAGCGACGTTTCCAACATGGTGCGGGAGGCAAAGCAACGTTCGAAGCGTTGTTCCCCGTGAAGGAAATCGAGTACCGCCAGTACTTCAGCGACGCGTTCTCAACCGGCAAGCTGGCGGAACGACTTTCGGCGGAATGA
- a CDS encoding BON domain-containing protein, producing MQSTTQTTHVAPSLSTTSTGFADSASNRVSGIQVTAAIKALADSSVAELRFLRVDESENEICLTGRVRSFYHKQLAQEAIRPVAAGRQVVNRVDVCMGS from the coding sequence ATGCAATCGACCACGCAGACCACCCACGTCGCTCCGTCGCTCTCCACCACATCGACCGGTTTTGCCGATTCCGCGAGCAATCGCGTTTCGGGAATCCAAGTCACCGCCGCCATCAAAGCCTTGGCTGACAGCAGTGTCGCTGAGCTGCGATTTTTGCGGGTGGACGAAAGTGAAAACGAAATCTGCCTGACCGGCCGAGTTCGCAGCTTCTACCACAAGCAACTGGCTCAAGAAGCCATTCGCCCTGTCGCCGCTGGACGCCAAGTCGTCAACCGCGTCGATGTCTGCATGGGCTCCTGA
- a CDS encoding GGDEF domain-containing protein yields MLLDIIIAASSGGAGMTCGWVMHALYNQGLALDGPQPSPQTPASSKASSTAEKALSTDADSSISEATEDCPDTEKVMAVADRVRQFTHSIAADVDAHQSRVENLSMTLHESDLSNSPPAIVDAVEQMLGANEIMRNQLADAQARIREQSQQLQSAEQRAQTDALTQIYNRGAFDEHLLRRHALGPSRAGVLAVLDVDHFKKFNDTHGHRAGDEVLRVVSQLLDARLQPHGMVARFGGEEFVMLLHDTSLAEAVDLIEQTRIAIGTREVRFEGKCLKVNASVGIGALEPQQSAQEWLQRTDEALYRSKEMGRNCAHYIDQDRFVRAGEVPTEPIVKDSPTAAKVAGQPISSSSDLFETPAVAPRAPEEELATEVEALARETRSTAQAAPTPAPLAATDNTGHPAPSSTLDDVSLLDDQPLGERPKALSYLPDLATMVDYVEDMQTSPHRSKAPNQLMSVRLSGTPSGATMRSLLQLVRAATRNQDHIGCLDQSTLVICMPQLDAEDAMDRAQQICGAAGSIGMSLAAAEKSADGEKLSIGILQIGSSVNSMSAYEKSLKQVCAIAGLAARQSGQDDQLPVLSHQMASA; encoded by the coding sequence GTGCTTCTTGATATCATCATTGCAGCCAGTAGCGGCGGCGCCGGAATGACATGCGGTTGGGTGATGCATGCCCTTTACAATCAGGGCTTGGCGTTGGATGGTCCCCAGCCATCGCCCCAGACGCCAGCTTCCTCGAAGGCCTCTTCGACCGCCGAAAAGGCATTGTCGACCGACGCTGATTCTTCGATTTCAGAAGCCACGGAAGACTGTCCTGACACCGAAAAGGTGATGGCCGTCGCGGATCGCGTTCGCCAATTCACTCATTCAATTGCCGCGGACGTGGACGCTCACCAAAGCCGCGTCGAAAACTTGAGCATGACGCTGCATGAAAGCGACCTGAGCAATTCACCGCCCGCGATTGTGGATGCGGTGGAACAGATGCTGGGAGCCAATGAGATCATGCGAAATCAGTTGGCTGATGCCCAAGCACGCATCCGCGAGCAATCGCAACAACTGCAATCGGCTGAGCAACGAGCCCAGACCGATGCTCTGACTCAAATCTACAACCGAGGGGCGTTCGACGAGCACCTGTTGCGACGTCACGCGCTCGGCCCATCCCGAGCCGGTGTGTTGGCAGTCCTCGACGTCGACCATTTCAAAAAGTTCAATGACACGCATGGTCACCGAGCGGGTGACGAAGTGTTGCGAGTGGTTTCGCAATTGCTCGATGCACGTTTGCAGCCGCACGGGATGGTCGCTCGCTTTGGTGGCGAAGAGTTCGTGATGCTGTTGCATGACACCAGCTTGGCCGAAGCCGTGGACCTGATCGAACAAACTCGGATTGCCATTGGGACCCGCGAAGTTCGCTTCGAGGGCAAGTGTTTGAAAGTCAACGCCAGCGTTGGCATTGGAGCGCTCGAGCCCCAACAATCTGCCCAGGAATGGTTGCAACGCACCGACGAAGCGCTCTATCGGTCCAAAGAGATGGGCCGCAACTGTGCCCACTACATCGATCAAGACCGTTTCGTTCGAGCGGGCGAAGTTCCCACCGAGCCAATCGTGAAGGACTCGCCGACCGCAGCAAAGGTTGCTGGTCAACCGATCTCTTCCAGCTCGGACCTGTTTGAGACTCCCGCCGTCGCCCCTCGTGCTCCGGAAGAAGAACTGGCAACGGAAGTGGAAGCGTTGGCTCGCGAAACCCGTTCGACCGCCCAAGCAGCACCGACTCCGGCACCACTTGCAGCCACCGACAACACCGGCCATCCGGCTCCCTCCAGCACGCTGGACGATGTCTCGCTGTTGGACGATCAACCGCTCGGAGAGCGTCCCAAGGCACTCAGCTACCTTCCCGATTTAGCGACGATGGTCGACTACGTGGAAGACATGCAAACGTCGCCCCACCGCTCCAAGGCTCCCAATCAATTGATGAGCGTTCGGCTCTCGGGCACGCCCAGCGGAGCGACCATGCGATCGCTGTTGCAACTGGTTCGTGCCGCAACCCGCAACCAAGATCACATTGGTTGCTTGGATCAATCCACGTTGGTGATCTGCATGCCTCAGCTGGATGCCGAGGATGCGATGGATCGGGCTCAACAAATCTGCGGTGCAGCGGGTTCCATCGGCATGTCACTCGCAGCGGCTGAAAAGTCGGCTGATGGAGAGAAGTTGTCGATCGGTATCCTGCAGATCGGTTCTTCCGTCAACTCGATGTCGGCTTACGAAAAGTCCTTGAAACAGGTGTGTGCGATCGCTGGTTTGGCGGCTCGCCAAAGCGGCCAGGACGATCAGTTGCCGGTGCTGTCGCATCAGATGGCATCTGCCTGA
- a CDS encoding flagellar hook-basal body protein yields MRTPKGTSSGSAEAESRDPSERSMPYGVYLSAAGAQAQNHRLQQISHNLANVDTPGFKPSETILQARFSEMIEEGMVSPGLGGADDIGGGVTIQPEQTQFTVGAIRTTGRETDFALHDKKSFFVLQRGDEQLLTRAGDFLFDSTGTMVNSGGDAVVGKDGRPIQIDPRLPFNVGSEGTITQAGETQQLMLAQPASYGDLANIGGNLFRPLAGFNLAADSDRNVVAGSLEQSAVSPTGTMMEMIETSRAYEANIQMIKNQDSVLGSLIGRVLQG; encoded by the coding sequence TTGCGTACCCCCAAAGGAACGTCGAGCGGTTCGGCGGAAGCGGAGTCACGCGATCCAAGCGAGCGGTCCATGCCTTACGGAGTCTATCTCTCTGCAGCGGGTGCCCAGGCACAAAACCACCGTCTGCAGCAGATCAGCCATAACCTTGCCAACGTTGACACGCCTGGTTTCAAACCCAGCGAAACGATCCTGCAGGCGCGGTTCTCGGAAATGATCGAAGAAGGCATGGTCTCCCCCGGTCTGGGCGGTGCCGACGACATCGGTGGGGGCGTCACCATTCAACCCGAACAGACTCAATTCACCGTGGGGGCGATTCGCACCACCGGCCGCGAAACGGACTTTGCGCTGCATGACAAAAAGAGTTTCTTTGTCCTGCAACGCGGCGACGAACAGCTGCTCACTCGAGCGGGTGACTTCCTGTTCGATTCCACGGGCACGATGGTCAATTCAGGGGGCGATGCCGTCGTCGGAAAAGACGGCCGGCCGATCCAAATCGACCCTCGACTTCCATTCAACGTGGGCTCCGAAGGCACCATCACTCAAGCGGGCGAGACTCAACAGTTGATGCTTGCTCAACCGGCCAGCTACGGCGACTTGGCCAACATCGGCGGCAACTTGTTTCGCCCCTTGGCCGGGTTCAATCTGGCTGCCGACAGCGATCGGAATGTCGTGGCCGGTTCGTTGGAACAATCCGCCGTCAGTCCCACCGGCACGATGATGGAAATGATTGAAACGTCGCGTGCCTATGAAGCCAACATTCAAATGATCAAGAACCAAGACAGCGTCTTGGGATCCCTGATCGGTCGCGTCCTCCAAGGCTAA
- the flgG gene encoding flagellar basal-body rod protein FlgG encodes MSVQTLYTAATGMEAMQTKLDVIANNLANINTTGFKKDRANFEDLLYRTEVYPGVQDATQTPTAVGTQVGLGVRVTSTQTDQRQGTLQQTGRDLDVAIQGSGYFRVVDPSSQDTMYTRAGNLDINADGQLVMGSAQVGRLLDPPITIPNDATALVITSNGEVMTRQPGQTELTNQGQIQLAQFINPDGMLKTGENLYMETDASGPEQINNPGTDGIGVLRQGNLEASNVEPVQELIDLITTQRAFELNSQAVQAGDQVMQNISQLRRF; translated from the coding sequence ATGAGTGTTCAAACGCTGTACACCGCCGCCACCGGCATGGAGGCGATGCAAACCAAACTCGATGTGATCGCCAACAACCTGGCCAACATCAACACAACCGGTTTCAAAAAAGACCGCGCCAACTTCGAAGATTTGCTGTATCGAACCGAGGTCTACCCCGGCGTGCAAGATGCAACGCAAACCCCCACCGCGGTCGGCACCCAAGTCGGCTTGGGCGTTCGCGTGACCAGCACCCAAACGGATCAACGGCAGGGCACCCTGCAGCAAACCGGACGTGACTTGGATGTTGCCATCCAAGGCAGCGGTTACTTCCGTGTGGTGGATCCCTCGAGCCAAGACACGATGTACACCCGGGCCGGCAACCTCGACATCAATGCGGACGGTCAATTGGTCATGGGTTCCGCGCAAGTGGGCCGTTTGCTCGATCCACCGATCACGATCCCGAACGATGCCACCGCCCTCGTCATCACCAGCAACGGCGAAGTCATGACCCGGCAACCGGGGCAAACCGAACTGACCAACCAAGGCCAGATCCAGCTCGCTCAGTTCATCAACCCGGACGGGATGCTGAAGACCGGCGAAAACCTGTACATGGAAACGGACGCCTCGGGCCCGGAACAAATCAACAACCCGGGAACCGACGGAATCGGCGTGCTACGCCAAGGCAACTTGGAAGCGTCCAACGTTGAACCGGTCCAAGAGCTGATCGACCTGATCACGACTCAGCGCGCGTTCGAACTGAACAGCCAAGCGGTCCAGGCAGGCGATCAAGTCATGCAAAACATCTCTCAACTGCGACGGTTCTAA